From a region of the Arachis ipaensis cultivar K30076 chromosome B09, Araip1.1, whole genome shotgun sequence genome:
- the LOC107618672 gene encoding ribulose-1,5 bisphosphate carboxylase/oxygenase large subunit N-methyltransferase, chloroplastic isoform X4 yields MPFRARTAIFRWSLHSVPYSIHHHQPHSLHSSSSSILLKFTSLAQPQVNGKSVETCDDDGFLSWLERKAGCRISSSLSIGKSSYGRSLFASKAIKTGDCILKVPYRVQITADNLPAKIKSLISEEVANVAKLAVLLLIERKLGQDSQWNPYICRLPWQEELHNTIFWNESELEMIHRSSVYWETINQKSQIERDFLAIRPIFECFSQSFGDITYKDFMYACTLVGSRAWGSTNGLSLIPFADFVNHDGNSEAIVMSDDDKQLSEVISDRDYAPGEQVLIRYGKFSNATLMLDFGFTVPYNIYDQVQIQLDIPKHDPLHKMKLELMQQYFVPSRKNAENLKHSWNIFTINIWISDGAMIIT; encoded by the exons ATGCCATTTCGAGCTCGCACTGCAATCTTCCGTTGGTCTCTGCATAGTGTTCCTTACAGTATCCATCACCATCAACCTCATTCTCttcactcttcttcttcttccattctccTCAAGTTCACTTCTTTGGCCCAACCTCAG GTTAATGGCAAATCTGTTGAAACATGTGACGATGATGGATTTTTGTCATGGTTGGAGCGGAAAGCTGGTTGTAGAATTTCTTCATCGCTTTCAATTGGTAAATCTTCATATGGCAG GTCTCTGTTTGCTTCTAAGGCGATAAAAACCGGAGATTGTATTTTGAAGGTTCCTTATAGAGTG CAAATAACAGCAGATAATCTCCCTGCTAAGATCAAATCTCTGATCAGTGAGGAAGTTGCGAATGTTGCAAAACTTGCTGTTCTTCTTCTAATTGAGCGGAAATTGGGTCAG GACTCTCAGTGGAATCCTTATATCTGCCGTCTACCATGGCAAGAGGAGTTGCATAACACG aTTTTTTGGAATGAAAGTGAGCTGGAGATGATTCATCGAAGCTCGGTTTATTGGGAAACAATTAACCAAAAGTCTCAAATTGAAAGGGACTTCTTGGCAATCAGACCT ATTTTTGAATGTTTCAGTCAAAGTTTTGGAGATATTACTTATAAAGACTTCATGTATGCATGCACACTAG TTGGTTCTCGAGCATGGGGAAGCACCAATGGTTTATCTCTG ATTCCTTTTGCAGATTTTGTAAACCATGATGGGAATTCAGAAGCAATTGTGATGAGTGATGATGACAAACAATTATCAgaa GTTATCTCTGATCGTGACTATGCGCCTGGGGAGCAG GTACTGATAAGATATGGAAAGTTTTCAAATGCTACATTGATGTTAGACTTCGGTTTTACAGTCCCCTACAACATTTATGACCAG GTTCAGATCCAGTTAGATATACCTAAGCATGATCCTCTGCACAAGATGAAGTTGGAACTCATGCAACAATACTTTGTGCCTTCAAGGAAAAACGCGGAAAACTTGAAACATTCTTGGAACATCTTCACAATCAA TATTTGGATATCTGATGGAGCTATGATCATCACATAG